TTGTGGCGCAGGCCACCCATCTTGCGCATGTCCTGCTCGCCACCCATCGCGTGGATGACCGAACCGGAGCCGAGAAATAGACAGGCCTTGAAGAACGCGTGGGTCATCAGATGGAATACACCGGCCGAGTAAGCGCCCACCCCCAACGCCGCGAACATGTAGCCAAGCTGACTGACGGTCGAGTATGCGAGCACCTTCTTGATGTCATTTTGCGCGACGCCGATAGTGGCCGCGGCGAGCGCCGTCAGCCCTCCCACCACCGCCACCACCGTCATGGTCGCCGGCGCCATGGAAAACAGGAAGTTGAGTCGCGCGACCATGTAGATGCCTGCGGTAACCATGGTCGCCGCATGAATCAGCGCGCTGACCGGGGTCGGACCCGCCATCGCATCGGGAAGCCAGACGTAGAGCGGAATTTGTGCGGACTTGCCAGTGGCCCCTGCGAACATCAGCAGGGTTACAAAGGTGACCAGGGTCATCCCGAGGTAGCCCGGCATGCCGGCCAGCAGCGGGGCGTACTGTGCGACTTCGCGCGTGACCAGGGTCGGATGTCCCACTTTCCCGAGTGCCGCGAACAGGCTGTAGAGCGCGATGACGAACGCCCAGTCGCCGACGCGGTTGACGATGAAGGCCTTGTTGCCGGCGGTGGTATTGGCGAGCACCTTGTACCAGAAGCCGATCAGCGCGAAGGAGCACAACCCGACCCCCTCCCATCCGACGAACATCAGCCACAGGTTGTCGCCAAGAACCAGCACCAGCATCGCGAAGGTAAACAGGTTAAGCCACCCGAAGAACCGCCAGTACGACTCCTCGTCGTGCATGTAGCCGATCGAGTAAATATGAATTAGTCCGCCGACTCCGGTGACAATCAGGGTCATGATCATCGAGAGCGGGTCTAACCAGAAGGCGATCTCAAGGTTCAATCCGCCGATGTCGATCCATTTCCACAGCTCGTCGAGCATGAAGCGGTTTTCCGGTGGGACCGCGATCATCGCTGCAAACGCTTTCACCGCGAGCGCAAACGCCACCACCACTACGCCACACCCGACCAGGCTGATGGCCCGTTTGCCGAACGTCTTCTGCAGCCAGGGTCCGGCCAGGAAGTTGAGCGCCGCGCCGAGCAACGGCAGCAGCACGATATAGCGCGCGATCGTTGTGCTTACCGGATGGTCCATCACCAGTTGCTCACGTCAAACGGCCATGCCGGAAGCCGGAGGTCGGAAGCTCAGCACCGCGGCACCGCAGTCCCCGCCACGACGAATCCCGCTGATATAAGCAGAAAACTGAACTCCCGAAAAGGCGAATCGGCGCGTCGCGCAGAGCCGAAATTGTCGTTGCAACCGAGCGTTATCCACTGAGCGTTTCGGTCGCATCGACATCGATAGTTTTGAAATTCTGGTAGATGGCGAGCACCACGGCCAGGCCGATGACCGCCTCTGCCGCAGCCAACATGATCACGAAGATGGCGAATATCTGACCGTCATATTTGCCGCCACCATAGAAGGCGAAGGCCAGATAGTTGATGTTGGCCGAATTCAGAATGAGCTCGATGCCCATGAGGATTCCGATCGCGTTGCGGCGCGTGAGCACGCACACCATCCCCAGCGAGAAAATGACAAGGCTTAGCAACAGAAAGTGACCGAGCCCGATCGCGCCTGGCATTGCGACTCTCCCGTACAGCCCCTCTATCCGCGCGCCTCGTGGCGCGAGATGACGATCGCCCCAATCAGGGCCGCCAGCAGCACCAGCGACGCGACCTCGAACGGCAACACGTAGTCGCCCAGGAATGCGTTGCCGATTCCGTAGGTGGTGGGCGCAGGGGTGGGCCTGGCCGCCAGGTGCCAAGGTGTCCGTTCGATCGCGTAGGCCATGACCGCGCCCGCAACCGCGACGATCGCCAGAGCCGGGACCAGTCCGACCGCGCGATTTGAGACGGTAACGTCGGCGATGCCCTGGGTCAGCATCACGGCGAAAATCGTCAGTACCAGGATTCCTCCGACGTAAACCAGCAACTGCACCATCGCGACGAAGTCAGCAGCCAGCAGTACGTACAGACCAACTACCCCCATGAAAGCGCCGAGCAGCGCGAAGGTCGAGTAAACAATATTGCGCGAGAACGTGACCATGCAGGATGAGCCTACGGTCAGCGCTGCAAGCGCGTAAAAGACTATGGTCGCGACCACTCTAGCAAAGCTCCTCCCGGCTTCTGCGGAAACGCCTAGGCCTCGCCTTCTTCTTCCACCGGCTTTTCCCCGCCAGGCTGAGCGAACTCGTTGATATAGCGCATGCCGCGATTCAGGATCGGTGCGATTCGCGGATCGGTCTCCGGGCCCTTCTTGGGCTTGTAGGCCAGCACCGGTTCCTTGACGAATCTCCGAATCAGACTCTCCAGCGAATAGTCGGCGCCTTCGAATTCGGTCGTATGGTGGATCGATCCGGTCGGACACGGCTCACTACATAATCCGCAGTACATGCACTTGGCGATGTCAATGTCGAACTGCGAAATTTCCATCGCGCGCGTTTTGGGGTCCTTCTCGCACGCGATGACGATGCAATCGATCGGGCAGGCACGTTCGCACGCCAGGCATCCGGTGCAGATTTCGAGATCGACTTCCAGGATGCCCCGGTAGCGGAACGGCAGCGTGTCCTGCACCCGCACCGGCGTGCGGTCCGGATATTGCACCGTGTATGGGCGTCTCACGAAATGCGACGCGGTCACTGCCATCCCCTCGAAAATCGAGGTGACCGCGTCTTTTATGTTTTGCAGATAGGAGCCAAACGCACCCATGGTTAAATTCCTAAATCGTCGGATGAAAGTAGAGTTCCATCCGTGAGCGGCGCACATAGTGGGTGACCCGGCGCAGGAACATGGCCAGCACGATCAGGCCAACTGCGAACATCAGGTAGCCCATGACGGCGTTGCCGTCGGGCCAAATCGCCACCCACACCGCGGTGCCGATCAGATTCGTGAAGGCCATGGGCACGAGATATTTCCAGCACACGGTCATGAGCTGATCGATTCGCACCCGCGGCAAAGTCCCCCGAATCCACATCGAAACGAACACCACCGCCAGCACTTTAACGTTGAAAATGAGCAGCTCGAGCAGGTTCATCGCCAGCTGGCTGTCGCTCACGTGCGGGAACTGCCATCCCCCCAAGAACAGTGTCGTCATCAGAGCGCCGATAAGAAACAGGTTGCCCCACTCGGCCATGAAGAAGAACGTGTAGCGCATCCCGCTGTATTCGGTGGCAAATCCCGCGACCAGCTCGCTTTCCGCTTCCGGCAGGTCGAACGGCGTACGGTTCCCTTCCGCGAGCGCGGATATGAAAAGGATATTGGCGGCGATGAAGGTGAACGGGTTGGCGAACAGGAACCAATGCTGCGGCGCCCAGCCCTGCGCGCGAATGATTCCCTGCATCGAAAGCGTCCCGGTCATCAACACCACCGGAAAAATCGACAACCCGGCGGGAATCTCATAGCTCACGATCTGAGCCGCGGAACGAATCCCGCCGATCAGCGACCACTTGTTGTTCGATGCCCACCCGGCCATCAGCACGCCAACCACGGTCAGCGCGGTGATTGAGGTGAAGAACAGCACGCCCACGTTCAGATCGGCCAGGATCAGGCTGCTGGAAAACGGCATCACCGACCAGGGCAGAATGAAGGCGAGCATCACCAAATAGGGAGCGAGTTTGAATAGGGGCGCGTCAGCTTCTGCAGGGATCAGGTCCTCTTTGCAGATGTTCTTGAGGCCGTCGGCAAGCCACTGCAGAAAACCTTGCGGTCCTACGCGATTGGGTCCCACCCGTGACTGAATTCGCGCCCACACCCTCCGCTCCAGCCAGGTCACGATACCGGCGAAGGGCATCGCGACCAGCAGGAACACGACCGCGCCCGCCACAAATTCCACCACCCCCGCGACCACGGCGTAGTTGGGATGAGCCCCAAACGCGCCCGATGCGATCAGACTGGCTATCAGCGTCTCCATTGCGGGCCTAGCGATCGATCTCCGGCGCGATGACGTCGAGGCTCGCGATGAGGGTTACCAGGTCGGCAATCATCAGGCCGCGGCTCAATTTCTGGATAATTCCCATTGCGGCGAACGACCCGGTGCGAACATGGACCCGCCATGGATAGCCGGTGCCGTCGCTCACCACGTACCATCCCATGTCGCCGCGCCCGGACTCGATCCGAACCTGGCACTCGCCCTTGGGTGGCTTAAAATTGCGGGGCACCTTGGCCAGCACCGGACCGGCGGGAATCTGGTTAAGGGCCTGGCGCAGAATCTTGGACGATTCGTGCATCTCGCGGATGCGCACCATGTAGCGATCCATCGAATCGCCTACCGTACCCCACTCTCCCGATCCGACTGGCACGTCGAAATCGAACTCGGGGTAAACCGAGTAAGAGAGGTCCTTGCGGAGATCCCACTTGATCCCGCAGGCGCGAAGGTTCGGTCCGACCAGGTTGTAGTCAATCGCCTCTTGCGGGGTTACCACGCCCACGTTGGCAAGCCGCTCGATATAGATCTTGTTGAACGAAATCAGCGAGTTGTACTCCTCGAGGATGGGATCGAAATGCTCCAGGTACGCGAGCGCCTTCTCGCGCCATCCGGGTGGCAGGTCCCAGGCCACGCCGCCGATGCGCATGTAGTTGAAGGTCAGGCGCGCACCGCATAGCTCCTCGATCAGATCGTTGATCATCTCTCGCTCGCGGATGGCATGGGTGAAGGGGGTCATCGCGCCGATGTCCATGCCCATCGTCCCGACCGAGATGAGGTGAGAGGCGATCCGATTGAACTCGGCGGCGATCACCCGGCAGTATTCGCCCCGTTTCGGAACCTCGATCCCGGCCAGTCGCTCGCTGGCCATGCCCCAGCCCTGGTTGGTGAACATCGCGCACACGTAGTCGACCCGATCGGTGTAGGGCATGAAGCCGTGGTAACCGACCTTCTCGGCGATCTTTTCGATCGAGCGATGCAGATAACCAACGTCGGGGACCGCTTCGCGCATCACTTCCCCATCCGCTCGCACCACGAAGCGCAGCACCCCGTGTGTAGAGGGATGCTGGGGGCCCATGTTGAGCGTCATTTCTTCAGTATGAAAGGTGCTCATTTCCGTTTCGGATCGAGCCGAATGATGGGGCTCTCGCGGACTGTTGAGATGCCATGATATTCGAGCGGCTCGACAAAGTCCTTGCGTAATGGATGGCCTGGCCAGTCTTCCGGCATCAGGATCCGGCGCAAGTCGCTATGACCCTCAAAGCTTACCCCGAGCAGATCGAAAATCTCCCGTTCCATCCAGTTCGCCGATTTCCACACTCCCTCCAGCGTATGTACCACCGGATCTTCCCGCGGCAGCTGGACCTTGAGCACCGCTCCGTGGCGGAGCTGGTAGGAGAAAAAGTGATAGACGACCTCGATGCGATCCTTGTAATCGACGCCACTCTCGTTGGACAGACAATCCATCGCCGTCTCGGGGTCGTCGCGCAGGGCGATCGCGACTTCGACGATCGCTGCAGGATCGATCACGCAGAATGGGTCGGGCTTGCTTTCGGAAATTTCTAGAACGCGATCGCCGAACCGTTCTTTGACCCGCTGATATATCGCAAGCGGTTCCATCCTCAGGCCGCGGTCACCCGCGCCCCGTTGCCGCGGGTGAGCCAGCGCTCGGTCATCATCTTTTCCTGGAGCTTCAGCAGGCCTTCGGTGAGTGCCTCGGGACGCGGAGGGCATCCGGGCACGTAGACATCGACCGGCAGGATTTTGTCCACCCCGTCGCACACCGAGTAGGCAAGCTGGAAGAGCCCGCCGCAGCTCGCGCACGAACCCATCGAAATCACGTATCGAGGCTCGGGCATCTGGTCGTAGAGCAGGCGGGTTCGAAGCGCCATCTTCAGGGTCAGGGTTCCAGCCACGATCATCAGGTCAGACTGGCGCGCCGAGGCGCGCGGACTTGCGCCGAAACGATCGATATCCGCGCGTGGACCCCCCGTATGCATCAATTCAATCGCGCAACACGCCAGGCCGAACAGCATGTACCAGATGCTCGATTTGCGCATCCAGTTGAGGAGCTCATCGGTCTTGGTCGTGAGCACGTAATCGGGCAGCGTATTCAGAAGCGACATAACTCTCTCACCACTTACTCCGGCACTTTTTTGACCCACTCCAGGTCATGCTTGACCCAAACGTAAATCAGCCCCACGAACAGGATCAGCAAGAAGATGAGAATTTCCGAGAGTGCGTAGAACCGCTGACCGCCACGAACCCAATCGAGATAGACTGTCGCGATCGGGTAAACAAAGGCGACTTCCACTTCGAACACCACAAAGATTAACGCTATCAGGTAGAAGCGCACGTTGAAGTTGATCCATGCCCGGCCGGTCGGCGGTTCGCCGCACTCATAGGGCATCACCTTGCGCTCGTAAGGGTTGTTTGGAGCCAGCAGCCTCTGCAGCCCGAACATCGCCGCTATTAGCCCGATGCCGAAGATGGTCAGAGCCAGCGGCACTCCGAAGTGCAAATACATGAGCTGATTACCGCAACCTCAATTAGTTGTACCAGATCGTGGTGTCAAGAAGAGCGACTTTTCGTGGAACCTTTGACGCTTAAGCGAAACTTCTTCTAGCGATCAATATATCTCAGCTGAAGCTGCTGAGATACCGGCACCAATTTCCTTGATTTGGAGAGCTTCTCGAGAATTGCAAAGCGGTCTCATCACCCACGCGCGATGGACGTTGGCGATTGGATCACGAACTGAGGTGACTTCAGCCGCCCTCCTGCGGCATTTTCGCGCGCGGCGTCCCAAAACTTCGTCTCGTCGACGCGATCCTTACTCAGCCCTCAGGTAGGTGCTTTCCGAAGCGGCGCGCGGTCACAGCGGGCGAAACGGGCTATCAGGACATTTCCTTAATCAGCTTGCCGCTGCGCGCTTTCTCGACCGTGGACTCAAACCGAGGTCCCAGGTCTACGCCCATTTCCTTGGCGCGCTTCTTAGCCCACAGGCCAACGTTGCGGGAGTCACGGTAGAAGGATTCGTCGCGTGGCTTGGAGGTATCAAAACTCTGAAGCCGCGAGGCTTCGCTCTCGACCACGGCGAAGCAAGACATCACCCGCCGCAGCCGCGTCGAGTGACAGGCGCGGCAGGAACGGCGCTCGCGCTTCCTGCGCCCCAGCACGACATGCGAGCTGACCTGGCCGCACCGCGCGCATTCATACTCAAAAATCGGCATCTGGCGCGAAGGATATCGTGCCCCCATTAGGCTGGCAATCAAGGACGGAGAAACCCACAACTGCCCGATCCGTAAGCCAGACCTAGCGGGATGGGTAAATCAGGTTTGCAATTGGACTTCCGGCCAGAAACAGTACCCCTATCGCTCCTACCACCAGCCCGGTTCCCAGCCACCACGGCGAGCGATATTCGGCCCCCAGGACGATCATCAGCAGCGCCCAGACCGGCAGAACCGCCGAGATGCCAAATCGGATCAGCGCGCTGACCGCACGCTCTGCTCTTTCAACTTGATCGGCCATTGGTTCCTATCTAGCGATTCCACGGTCGCTCTTCAAACCCGACGCCGGCTCAATCAGATAGAGCGCCGGAGGACCTTCCCCGCCTGAAATATTTGACCTCTCTACCAGTCGTAGGCGCCCTCGATAGGAGTCCGGCAGCATAGCCAGGTCCCTGTCTCGAGCGATCAGGTACCCTCCGGAAGGAGTGGCAGGTTCCTTCCTGATAGCCGGGGGAAGGCCTCTCCCCAAGACCAGCGGCGGTACCAGTGCCCCATAGTAGAAGGCCAGGTCGAAATCGGCATCATGGACCACAAACAGCGGATGACCATCGATCCGTTCGCGAACCTGCGCAACGAAGCTCTTGTAACTGCGCGACCTCGCAAGCTCGGGTCGGACGAAAGTGTCGATCAGAACGACGCCCGCAAAGCTGATCACGCCGATCATTGCGCCGACCAGAAATGTCGAGCGTCGAACTAAAAATACGAACGCAGCTACCGCAGCCACCGCAGAAATGCCTAGAAGGATCATGAACGGCGGGCTCCGGGTCGCGATGCCGCGTTCCAGAATCGTCATCAGCGCCGCATCGCTCGATTGTAGCGTCAGCGGCGGATTCCTCGTGGCAGTCGCGAGAGCCAGCGGGACCGCCAGCAGCGCTGCGAACCCTATCAGCGCGCTTACCCCGTCGCGAATCTTTGCGCCTCCCGGGTAGCCGCCCGTCGGCTGCTTCATGCCGAAAGCAGCTGCGGACAAAATCGCAACTCCCGGCAGAGCGGGTAGAATGTAGTCGTCGCGCTTGGCGCTGGCGACCGAGAACACAATCACGACAGCAGCGACCAGGCTCGCCTGGAAGACCAGGGGCCTGCGCTGCGGGTTCGATACTTCTCCGGTTGCAAAGCCTGCCAGGGTTGCGGGCATCAACAAAATCAACGGGTTAGCCTGGCCGATGAGACGCGCCGTGATGTACCAGAACGGCCGCGAGGCTTCACCGGTACCGCCCAGACTGGCAGGAGCGAAATGCCCGAAGTTCTCATGTAGAAAAATGCGCACTTCGTGGGATCCTCCGATGATCAGATATGGCGCGTACCAAAGAAAGCCGATCGTCGCCGCGATGACGAAAATCTGCCAGGGCCATGCGCTACGCAGTAGCGGCCGCACATGGTCACGCTCGAATGCAACAAACAGCAATCCTGCGCATGCCGCGAGGATCAGGACCACCGGCCCCTTGGTTACGACACCGAGTCCGAGTAGTGCTCCGGTTGCGTAAATACGCGCGCTTGATGCTCTGCCCCCGAACATCGGGTACGCGACGAGCCAGGCACTCATCAGGAGCGCCACCATTAACATGTCGGTCAGGGCCAGAGTCGCCCGCGAGGAAAATCCGTAGATGCCGAGAATGAACATTAACGCCAGCCACCCCTCAGCGACGCCAATCTCGGATGCCGTCCACCCCAGGACTTCCACCGCGATGACCGTCGCGGCAACCACCGAGACGATGCGCGCACGGGTCTCATCGACCGTGCCGCCGGTGGCCTTGCTGATCAGTGCGGAAAGCCAGTAATAGAGCGGCGGTTTGCGATCTACGAAGCCGTAGTAGTCGCGCGGGTTGAACCAATTGCCGTCGCGAACCACGCTTACGATCCATTCCGCGGATTGCGGTTCGGCGTCCTTCTGAAACGGCGCACTGATCCCCTGCGTCAGAACCAAAAAGGCCAAGATGGCAGCGGCGACCAGGTGGATTGTCGGCACACCGCGAGCGGCGACTAGCGGCCCGTCACCCTGGGTCATGATGTTCTTGCCAGCCTCAGCGGCTCGACCCAACAGTGCCGCAGCTCAGCCGAGTCGAAGGTCGC
Above is a window of Candidatus Binataceae bacterium DNA encoding:
- the nuoL gene encoding NADH-quinone oxidoreductase subunit L encodes the protein MDHPVSTTIARYIVLLPLLGAALNFLAGPWLQKTFGKRAISLVGCGVVVVAFALAVKAFAAMIAVPPENRFMLDELWKWIDIGGLNLEIAFWLDPLSMIMTLIVTGVGGLIHIYSIGYMHDEESYWRFFGWLNLFTFAMLVLVLGDNLWLMFVGWEGVGLCSFALIGFWYKVLANTTAGNKAFIVNRVGDWAFVIALYSLFAALGKVGHPTLVTREVAQYAPLLAGMPGYLGMTLVTFVTLLMFAGATGKSAQIPLYVWLPDAMAGPTPVSALIHAATMVTAGIYMVARLNFLFSMAPATMTVVAVVGGLTALAAATIGVAQNDIKKVLAYSTVSQLGYMFAALGVGAYSAGVFHLMTHAFFKACLFLGSGSVIHAMGGEQDMRKMGGLRHKMPVTFVTFLVATLALSGVPPFAGFMSKDEIIWEAFAHGHTVVWGFLLLGAALTVFYMFRQVYMTFFGEFHGTHEQEHHLHESPPSMALVLIVLGVLSLVGGLVKIPDFIATFKPFEVFLEPVFSSTATRAIYAAQIHNHSIEAGLGFVTFTMVVLGWLAADFMYRQGAIDPSRFSQAFGGVAYDWVLNKYYVDELYDFVFVQPYLWATRGFAWFDLHIIDGVVNLAASITVFGSWLSGLFDNYVVDGLVNAASLVTLDLGGRLRRLQTGSINGYLYGILAAVMVILLVRAVLHV
- the nuoK gene encoding NADH-quinone oxidoreductase subunit NuoK, producing MPGAIGLGHFLLLSLVIFSLGMVCVLTRRNAIGILMGIELILNSANINYLAFAFYGGGKYDGQIFAIFVIMLAAAEAVIGLAVVLAIYQNFKTIDVDATETLSG
- a CDS encoding NADH-quinone oxidoreductase subunit J — its product is MVATIVFYALAALTVGSSCMVTFSRNIVYSTFALLGAFMGVVGLYVLLAADFVAMVQLLVYVGGILVLTIFAVMLTQGIADVTVSNRAVGLVPALAIVAVAGAVMAYAIERTPWHLAARPTPAPTTYGIGNAFLGDYVLPFEVASLVLLAALIGAIVISRHEARG
- a CDS encoding 4Fe-4S binding protein, which encodes MGAFGSYLQNIKDAVTSIFEGMAVTASHFVRRPYTVQYPDRTPVRVQDTLPFRYRGILEVDLEICTGCLACERACPIDCIVIACEKDPKTRAMEISQFDIDIAKCMYCGLCSEPCPTGSIHHTTEFEGADYSLESLIRRFVKEPVLAYKPKKGPETDPRIAPILNRGMRYINEFAQPGGEKPVEEEGEA
- the nuoH gene encoding NADH-quinone oxidoreductase subunit NuoH, with protein sequence METLIASLIASGAFGAHPNYAVVAGVVEFVAGAVVFLLVAMPFAGIVTWLERRVWARIQSRVGPNRVGPQGFLQWLADGLKNICKEDLIPAEADAPLFKLAPYLVMLAFILPWSVMPFSSSLILADLNVGVLFFTSITALTVVGVLMAGWASNNKWSLIGGIRSAAQIVSYEIPAGLSIFPVVLMTGTLSMQGIIRAQGWAPQHWFLFANPFTFIAANILFISALAEGNRTPFDLPEAESELVAGFATEYSGMRYTFFFMAEWGNLFLIGALMTTLFLGGWQFPHVSDSQLAMNLLELLIFNVKVLAVVFVSMWIRGTLPRVRIDQLMTVCWKYLVPMAFTNLIGTAVWVAIWPDGNAVMGYLMFAVGLIVLAMFLRRVTHYVRRSRMELYFHPTI
- a CDS encoding NADPH-quinone oxidoreductase gives rise to the protein MSTFHTEEMTLNMGPQHPSTHGVLRFVVRADGEVMREAVPDVGYLHRSIEKIAEKVGYHGFMPYTDRVDYVCAMFTNQGWGMASERLAGIEVPKRGEYCRVIAAEFNRIASHLISVGTMGMDIGAMTPFTHAIREREMINDLIEELCGARLTFNYMRIGGVAWDLPPGWREKALAYLEHFDPILEEYNSLISFNKIYIERLANVGVVTPQEAIDYNLVGPNLRACGIKWDLRKDLSYSVYPEFDFDVPVGSGEWGTVGDSMDRYMVRIREMHESSKILRQALNQIPAGPVLAKVPRNFKPPKGECQVRIESGRGDMGWYVVSDGTGYPWRVHVRTGSFAAMGIIQKLSRGLMIADLVTLIASLDVIAPEIDR
- a CDS encoding NADH-quinone oxidoreductase subunit C; amino-acid sequence: MEPLAIYQRVKERFGDRVLEISESKPDPFCVIDPAAIVEVAIALRDDPETAMDCLSNESGVDYKDRIEVVYHFFSYQLRHGAVLKVQLPREDPVVHTLEGVWKSANWMEREIFDLLGVSFEGHSDLRRILMPEDWPGHPLRKDFVEPLEYHGISTVRESPIIRLDPKRK
- the nuoB gene encoding NADH-quinone oxidoreductase subunit NuoB encodes the protein MSLLNTLPDYVLTTKTDELLNWMRKSSIWYMLFGLACCAIELMHTGGPRADIDRFGASPRASARQSDLMIVAGTLTLKMALRTRLLYDQMPEPRYVISMGSCASCGGLFQLAYSVCDGVDKILPVDVYVPGCPPRPEALTEGLLKLQEKMMTERWLTRGNGARVTAA
- a CDS encoding NADH-quinone oxidoreductase subunit A, yielding MYLHFGVPLALTIFGIGLIAAMFGLQRLLAPNNPYERKVMPYECGEPPTGRAWINFNVRFYLIALIFVVFEVEVAFVYPIATVYLDWVRGGQRFYALSEILIFLLILFVGLIYVWVKHDLEWVKKVPE
- a CDS encoding FmdB family zinc ribbon protein is translated as MPIFEYECARCGQVSSHVVLGRRKRERRSCRACHSTRLRRVMSCFAVVESEASRLQSFDTSKPRDESFYRDSRNVGLWAKKRAKEMGVDLGPRFESTVEKARSGKLIKEMS